Proteins encoded in a region of the Leptotrichia sp. OH3620_COT-345 genome:
- a CDS encoding AMP-binding protein, translating into MTIINKIKELREKYPYKTALVDIKTGNKLTFSHMDIKSDRICTYFEKNGFKKGDKIVIFMPIGLEFYLILMAIFKMGLVAVIIEADKEMECVDRYCGAVSAEGILADRITLFKGILLKNIRKIKKKINYKKMIESSETLPVIVKKKPKKYEKEEKEINENSLALIKFRDITDIGEKIFKTIMGTHGFLLGQYNVLERNMRFNKETKVYSLSPLFILSHMLTGVTTFISDVDLNNFEKTEYGDVVKQINENNIQNIILPVIIFENLAEYALKKNIIFKNVQTAYITGASVFPKIMKKIKKIFINAEIKVFYEISGVEPVSVLNFEDITKEDLEKMKDGKGLIIGEKVKEIEFEIKETEKEVDEESDSKELKNTDRENKSTKNTWEQTGEIFVRGEHILKGNSNTDENKNRKWHKTGVSGYVDDKKRLILLGKIESKIDIEGKEYYPLAIETAFSFCKAVKKSALISKDDKFYLVLERNPEFTGNIEENPEIKELSKKFGIFKIIEEKIPVNKNCSGEADSKKLKELIDKI; encoded by the coding sequence ATGACAATAATTAATAAAATTAAAGAATTACGGGAAAAATATCCTTATAAAACAGCATTAGTCGATATAAAAACAGGAAATAAACTTACTTTCAGTCATATGGACATAAAATCTGACCGGATTTGTACATATTTTGAAAAAAATGGATTTAAAAAAGGAGATAAAATTGTAATTTTTATGCCTATAGGATTGGAATTTTATCTTATTTTAATGGCGATTTTTAAAATGGGATTGGTAGCGGTAATAATAGAAGCTGATAAAGAAATGGAATGTGTGGACAGATATTGCGGTGCAGTTTCCGCTGAAGGCATATTAGCCGACAGGATAACACTTTTTAAAGGGATTTTATTAAAAAATATAAGAAAAATAAAGAAAAAAATCAACTATAAAAAAATGATTGAAAGCTCTGAAACTTTACCTGTAATTGTAAAGAAAAAGCCTAAAAAATATGAAAAAGAAGAAAAGGAAATAAATGAAAACAGTCTTGCGTTAATAAAATTTAGAGATATAACAGATATAGGAGAAAAAATTTTTAAAACCATTATGGGTACTCATGGATTTTTATTGGGGCAGTATAACGTTTTGGAAAGAAATATGAGATTTAATAAAGAGACAAAAGTTTATTCATTATCACCTCTGTTTATTCTTTCGCACATGCTTACAGGAGTAACAACTTTTATTTCCGATGTGGATTTGAATAATTTTGAGAAGACGGAATACGGAGATGTAGTAAAACAAATCAATGAAAATAATATACAGAATATAATATTGCCTGTGATAATATTTGAAAATCTAGCTGAATATGCTTTAAAGAAAAATATAATATTTAAAAATGTACAGACAGCATATATTACAGGAGCGTCTGTGTTTCCGAAAATTATGAAGAAAATAAAAAAAATCTTTATAAATGCTGAAATAAAAGTGTTTTATGAGATTTCGGGAGTTGAGCCGGTTTCTGTACTGAATTTTGAAGATATTACTAAAGAAGATTTGGAAAAGATGAAAGACGGTAAAGGCTTAATAATAGGAGAAAAAGTAAAAGAAATAGAGTTTGAAATAAAAGAAACTGAAAAAGAAGTTGATGAAGAAAGTGATTCTAAAGAATTAAAAAATACTGACAGAGAAAATAAATCAACTAAAAATACATGGGAACAAACAGGAGAGATATTTGTCAGAGGAGAACATATATTGAAAGGAAACTCGAATACGGATGAAAATAAAAATAGAAAATGGCATAAAACAGGAGTTTCAGGATATGTTGATGATAAGAAGCGGTTAATATTATTAGGAAAAATTGAAAGTAAAATAGATATAGAAGGAAAGGAGTATTATCCTTTAGCTATAGAAACAGCATTTTCTTTTTGTAAAGCAGTCAAAAAATCTGCTTTAATTTCAAAAGATGATAAGTTTTATCTTGTTTTAGAAAGAAATCCCGAATTTACAGGAAATATTGAAGAAAATCCGGAAATAAAGGAATTAAGCAAGAAATTCGGAATATTTAAAATAATTGAAGAAAAAATACCTGTGAATAAAAATTGTAGTGGTGAAGCTGACTCGAAAAAACTGAAAGAGTTAATCGACAAAATATAA
- a CDS encoding RluA family pseudouridine synthase, giving the protein MKKFKLEKQYHRMKISQYLREVQNYSGRSLRNVEVFLNGKQVRTTKKLPSGGILKVIEKSKVTDIKPIKLDLDIVYEDADLLIVNKEPFLLTHPTQKKADFTLANGIVHYFKEKYGEERIPRFYNRLDMNTSGLIIIAKNSFAQAFLQNFSIFEKKYLAIVDGIMEIGNEIIIEKPIYRDGDKLERIIDERGQYAKTAIRFLKKYDEKNVTLVECELFTGRTHQIRVHLRSVGHPIIGDELYGKGINPEKGIKRQFLHAYKVRFTHPSKNEEIELEIPISEDMKKFLER; this is encoded by the coding sequence ATGAAAAAATTTAAACTTGAAAAACAGTACCACAGAATGAAAATATCTCAATATTTAAGAGAAGTGCAAAATTATTCAGGAAGAAGTTTAAGAAATGTAGAGGTTTTTTTAAATGGGAAACAAGTAAGAACGACCAAAAAACTTCCATCAGGAGGAATACTGAAAGTAATTGAAAAAAGTAAAGTAACAGATATAAAGCCGATAAAACTTGACTTGGATATAGTATATGAAGATGCTGACTTGCTCATTGTAAATAAAGAACCGTTTTTACTGACACATCCTACACAGAAAAAAGCGGATTTTACACTTGCAAACGGGATAGTCCATTATTTTAAAGAAAAATACGGAGAAGAAAGAATACCGAGATTTTATAATAGGTTGGATATGAATACATCAGGACTTATAATTATTGCTAAAAACAGTTTTGCTCAAGCATTTCTTCAAAATTTTTCAATTTTTGAAAAAAAATATCTGGCAATAGTTGACGGTATTATGGAAATCGGTAATGAAATTATAATTGAAAAACCCATTTATAGAGATGGGGATAAGTTGGAAAGGATAATAGACGAAAGAGGGCAGTATGCAAAAACGGCTATAAGATTTTTAAAAAAATATGACGAAAAAAATGTCACATTAGTCGAATGTGAACTATTTACAGGGAGAACTCATCAAATAAGAGTGCATTTAAGGTCCGTAGGGCATCCGATAATAGGAGATGAGCTTTACGGTAAAGGGATAAATCCTGAAAAAGGTATAAAAAGACAATTTCTCCATGCTTACAAAGTAAGGTTCACTCATCCGTCAAAAAATGAAGAAATTGAGTTGGAAATACCCATATCTGAAGATATGAAAAAATTTCTTGAAAGGTAA
- the pth gene encoding aminoacyl-tRNA hydrolase, whose protein sequence is MKLIVGLGNPGEQYKLTRHNIGFIFIDEYLKENRINDIREKYKSEFIQTNYKGDKVFYQKPLTFMNSSGEAIGEAVRFFKINPETELFVIYDDMDMEFGKIKIRKNGRAAGHNGIKSIISHVGEKFIRIKYGIGKPESKDKTIGYVLGKFTPDEKDVLKESRKKIFSLIDDIKDEMSIERLMNKYNTK, encoded by the coding sequence ATGAAACTAATTGTCGGATTAGGAAATCCCGGAGAACAGTATAAACTTACGAGACATAATATCGGTTTTATATTTATAGATGAATATTTAAAAGAGAATAGGATAAATGATATAAGAGAGAAATATAAGTCTGAGTTTATCCAGACAAATTATAAAGGGGATAAAGTATTTTATCAGAAACCGCTTACATTTATGAATTCAAGTGGAGAGGCTATAGGAGAAGCAGTAAGATTTTTTAAAATCAATCCTGAAACCGAACTTTTTGTTATTTATGATGATATGGATATGGAATTTGGAAAAATAAAAATAAGAAAAAACGGAAGAGCAGCTGGACATAACGGAATAAAATCCATAATCAGTCATGTAGGCGAAAAATTTATAAGGATAAAATACGGTATAGGAAAACCTGAATCAAAAGATAAGACAATAGGATATGTTCTGGGGAAATTCACTCCTGATGAAAAAGATGTGTTAAAAGAAAGCAGAAAGAAAATTTTCAGTTTAATAGATGATATTAAAGACGAAATGTCTATTGAAAGATTAATGAACAAATATAATACGAAATAA